The Psychrosphaera ytuae genome includes a region encoding these proteins:
- the ychF gene encoding redox-regulated ATPase YchF, whose amino-acid sequence MGFKCGIVGLPNVGKSTLFNALTKAGIEAANFPFCTIEPNTGVVPVPDLRLNKLAEIVNPQRVIPTTMEFVDIAGLVKGASKGEGLGNQFLSNIRETDAIGHVVRCFDDPNIVHVAGQVNPQEDIDVINTELALSDMEAIDRALQRNAKKAKGGDKDAKFEITVLEKLKPVVDEGGMARSVELAKEELAAISYLNLLTMKPTMYIANVAEDGFENNPFLDQVKEIAKGENAVVVAVCAAIESELSELEDDELAEFMEDLGLEEPGLNRVIRAGYELLNLQTYFTAGVKEVRAWTFPEGSTAPQAAGKIHTDFEKGFIRAEIVGYSDYVENGGESGAKEAGKWRLEGKDYIVKDGDVIHFRFNV is encoded by the coding sequence ATGGGTTTTAAATGTGGCATCGTAGGTTTGCCAAATGTTGGTAAATCAACACTATTTAATGCATTAACAAAAGCCGGTATCGAAGCGGCAAACTTCCCGTTTTGTACAATCGAACCAAATACAGGTGTGGTTCCTGTTCCAGATTTACGCTTGAACAAACTAGCGGAGATCGTTAACCCGCAACGTGTCATTCCAACCACTATGGAATTTGTTGACATTGCAGGCTTGGTAAAAGGTGCGTCTAAGGGTGAAGGTTTGGGTAACCAATTCTTATCGAACATCCGTGAAACTGATGCGATTGGCCACGTAGTTCGTTGTTTCGACGATCCGAACATTGTGCACGTAGCGGGTCAAGTAAATCCTCAAGAAGATATCGATGTCATCAACACTGAACTTGCGTTATCTGATATGGAAGCCATCGACCGAGCGTTACAACGCAACGCTAAAAAAGCAAAAGGTGGTGATAAAGACGCTAAGTTTGAAATCACAGTATTAGAAAAACTTAAGCCTGTTGTTGATGAAGGCGGCATGGCTCGTTCTGTTGAGTTGGCAAAAGAAGAGTTAGCAGCTATTAGCTACCTTAACCTCTTAACTATGAAACCAACTATGTATATCGCAAACGTTGCGGAAGATGGTTTTGAAAACAACCCGTTTTTAGATCAAGTGAAAGAAATCGCTAAAGGCGAAAACGCAGTCGTTGTTGCAGTCTGTGCGGCTATTGAATCTGAGCTTTCAGAGCTTGAAGACGATGAGTTGGCAGAATTCATGGAAGATTTAGGTTTAGAAGAGCCAGGTCTTAACCGTGTAATTCGCGCTGGTTACGAATTACTTAACCTACAAACTTATTTTACTGCTGGCGTTAAAGAAGTTCGTGCTTGGACTTTCCCTGAGGGAAGTACTGCTCCACAAGCCGCTGGTAAAATCCATACCGACTTTGAAAAAGGCTTCATCAGAGCTGAGATCGTCGGCTACAGCGACTATGTAGAAAATG